Proteins co-encoded in one Trueperella abortisuis genomic window:
- a CDS encoding NAD-dependent malic enzyme has translation MAKPRPSYAVTLRIEIPYDDHAVPRITNEISYEDALITGIDMVRSDDEHLLFDVTCMTHDLNHAKKIRKKLQRTEGVIVHGIHDATVQAHLGGKIEVTLKRPLKTRQDLSKIYTPGVAAICERIVEDPSEARRLTIKRNTVAVVTDGTAVLGLGDIGPLAAMPVMEGKAALFKNFAGVDAWPVCLDTKDTEEIISIVKAIAPGFAGINLEDISAPRCFEIERRLREELDIPVFHDDQHGTAVVVLAALINALKVVGKKIEDVRIVVSGVGAAGNAIIRLLKSQGAYDIIGCGRNGALGAFREEADPDRNWLAQNTNPRQVQGSLKDVLAGADVFIGVSAGNILTGEDIATMAEDAVVFALANPTPEVDPGAAGKYASVVATGRSDYPNQINNVLAFPGLFRGMLDVRAHEVTDQMLVVAANAIAAAVEPAELNSAFIIPGVFTPDLAEKVAGAIREEFANGQQWAVAH, from the coding sequence ATGGCAAAGCCGAGACCGAGCTACGCGGTGACGTTGCGAATCGAGATTCCCTACGACGACCACGCTGTTCCGCGTATCACCAACGAAATCAGCTACGAAGATGCGCTGATCACGGGAATCGACATGGTGCGTTCCGATGACGAGCACCTGCTTTTTGACGTCACCTGCATGACGCACGACCTGAACCACGCGAAGAAGATCCGCAAGAAGCTACAGCGGACCGAGGGGGTGATCGTGCATGGGATTCACGATGCGACGGTCCAGGCGCACCTGGGCGGCAAGATCGAGGTCACGCTCAAGCGGCCACTGAAGACTCGCCAGGACCTGTCGAAGATCTACACGCCCGGCGTGGCGGCAATCTGCGAGCGGATCGTGGAGGATCCCTCGGAGGCGCGCAGGCTGACAATCAAGCGCAACACGGTGGCCGTCGTCACCGACGGTACGGCCGTGCTCGGCCTAGGGGACATCGGGCCGTTGGCCGCGATGCCCGTCATGGAGGGCAAGGCCGCGCTGTTTAAGAACTTCGCCGGTGTGGATGCGTGGCCGGTGTGCCTGGACACGAAGGACACCGAGGAGATCATTTCGATCGTCAAGGCGATCGCGCCCGGGTTCGCCGGGATCAATCTGGAGGACATCTCCGCGCCGCGGTGTTTCGAGATCGAGCGCAGGTTGCGCGAGGAGCTTGACATCCCGGTCTTCCATGACGATCAGCATGGCACCGCCGTCGTCGTGCTTGCGGCGCTGATTAACGCGCTGAAGGTGGTGGGCAAGAAGATCGAGGATGTGCGGATCGTCGTCTCGGGCGTGGGTGCTGCCGGCAACGCCATCATTCGCCTGCTCAAGAGCCAGGGTGCCTACGACATCATCGGATGCGGGCGCAACGGCGCGCTGGGTGCCTTCCGCGAGGAGGCTGATCCGGACCGAAACTGGTTGGCACAGAACACGAACCCGCGCCAGGTACAGGGCAGCCTCAAGGACGTGCTCGCCGGCGCGGACGTCTTCATCGGCGTTTCGGCGGGCAACATCTTGACGGGTGAGGACATCGCGACGATGGCCGAGGACGCCGTCGTCTTTGCGCTCGCGAACCCGACCCCGGAGGTGGATCCGGGCGCGGCGGGCAAGTACGCCTCCGTTGTGGCCACGGGGCGCTCGGACTATCCGAACCAGATCAACAATGTGCTGGCGTTCCCGGGGCTGTTCCGCGGAATGCTGGACGTGCGGGCACACGAGGTCACAGACCAGATGCTTGTGGTGGCCGCCAATGCGATTGCTGCGGCAGTGGAACCGGCGGAGCTCAATAGCGCGTTCATCATCCCGGGCGTCTTTACGCCAGATCTGGCGGAGAAGGTCGCCGGAGCGATCCGTGAAGAGTTCGCCAATGGGCAGCAATGGGCAGTAGCGCACTAA
- the gatB gene encoding Asp-tRNA(Asn)/Glu-tRNA(Gln) amidotransferase subunit GatB yields the protein MEELMDYAEAAANFDPVLGLEVHVELATKTKMFDAAPNEFGGEPNVNTTPVSLGLPGALPVVNKKAIEYAIRLGLALNCKIAKSCRFARKNYFYPDLSKNFQTSQSDEPIAYDGYLDLELDDGEVFRVLIERAHVEEDAGKNTHVGGEGRLQGATHSLVDYNRAGVPLVEIVTRPIEGAGARAPEVAAKYVQSIRDIARAIGVSEARMERGNVRADVNVSLRPSPDAPLGTRTETKNVNSFRAVARAVEFEICRQGKVLSSGQKVVQETRHWQEADSTTSPGRLKSDADDYRYFPEPDLVPIAPPVEWVEEIRASLPEMPAARRKRLLSEWGISEMEMRDIVNADALDFISDSVDAGASPAGARKWWMGELARYAKDNELALADVPVTAADVAELDGLVTSGKLTDKLARQALDGVLAGEGSPADVVAARGLEVVSDDAALGAAVDEALAANPDILDKIRAGKVQAAGAIVGAVMKATRGKADAARVRELIMERAGQA from the coding sequence ATGGAAGAATTGATGGACTACGCCGAGGCTGCCGCGAACTTCGACCCCGTGCTCGGGCTTGAGGTTCACGTCGAGTTGGCGACCAAGACGAAGATGTTCGACGCCGCCCCCAACGAGTTCGGTGGGGAGCCCAACGTCAACACCACCCCTGTCTCGCTCGGCCTGCCCGGCGCGTTGCCGGTGGTGAACAAGAAGGCCATCGAGTACGCGATCCGGCTCGGCCTGGCGCTCAACTGCAAGATTGCGAAGTCGTGCCGGTTTGCGCGCAAGAACTATTTCTACCCGGACTTGTCGAAGAACTTCCAGACCTCCCAGTCGGATGAGCCGATCGCCTACGACGGCTATCTCGACCTGGAGCTCGACGACGGCGAGGTTTTCCGGGTGCTCATCGAACGCGCACACGTGGAGGAGGACGCGGGCAAGAACACGCACGTGGGCGGCGAGGGCCGACTCCAGGGCGCCACGCATTCGCTGGTGGACTACAACCGCGCCGGCGTGCCACTGGTGGAGATTGTGACCCGCCCGATCGAGGGCGCCGGGGCGCGCGCGCCGGAGGTGGCCGCGAAGTATGTGCAGTCCATCCGCGACATCGCCCGGGCCATCGGGGTGTCGGAGGCCCGCATGGAGCGCGGCAACGTCCGCGCCGACGTCAACGTCTCCCTGCGCCCGAGCCCGGATGCGCCGCTCGGCACTCGTACCGAAACGAAGAACGTCAACTCTTTCCGTGCGGTCGCCCGCGCCGTCGAGTTCGAGATCTGCCGCCAGGGTAAGGTGCTGTCCTCGGGGCAGAAGGTGGTGCAGGAGACGCGCCACTGGCAGGAGGCCGATTCAACGACGTCGCCTGGCCGGCTCAAGTCGGATGCTGACGACTACCGCTACTTCCCCGAGCCGGATCTGGTGCCGATTGCGCCGCCCGTCGAATGGGTGGAGGAGATTCGGGCGTCGTTGCCGGAGATGCCCGCCGCGCGGCGCAAGCGGCTCCTGAGCGAATGGGGCATCTCGGAGATGGAGATGCGCGACATCGTCAACGCCGACGCGTTGGATTTCATCAGCGATTCCGTCGACGCCGGGGCAAGCCCTGCCGGCGCGCGCAAGTGGTGGATGGGCGAGCTGGCCCGTTATGCGAAGGACAACGAGCTGGCGCTGGCCGACGTCCCCGTGACGGCGGCCGACGTCGCCGAGCTGGACGGGCTTGTCACCAGTGGCAAGCTCACTGACAAGCTTGCCCGCCAGGCCCTTGACGGGGTGCTGGCAGGAGAGGGCAGCCCTGCCGACGTCGTGGCCGCCCGCGGGCTGGAGGTTGTTTCCGACGACGCCGCGCTGGGTGCCGCCGTCGACGAGGCGCTCGCCGCGAACCCGGATATTTTGGACAAGATCAGGGCAGGTAAGGTGCAGGCCGCCGGCGCGATCGTCGGCGCTGTCATGAAGGCCACCCGCGGCAAGGCGGACGCGGCGCGCGTGCGCGAGCTGATTATGGAGCGTGCTGGCCAGGCCTAG
- the gatA gene encoding Asp-tRNA(Asn)/Glu-tRNA(Gln) amidotransferase subunit GatA — MELLKKPAVELAAMLRAGEVTSVELTQACLDRIEAENGHLHAFLFVDADGALEVARGVDADRAAGKQLPPFAGVPVAIKDNICQLGTPVTCGSKMLEGWISPYDATVVKNLKAARLPIVGHTNMDEFAMGSSTENSAFGPTTNPWGDNLIPGGSGGGSAAAVAAYMVPWALGSDTGGSIRQPGAVTGTVGAKPTYGNVSRYGVVAMASSLDQVGPCARTVADAAALQEILSSHDPHDSTSLPEVATGLYDAAVEGSAAQDLAGLRVGVVKEMSGDGFEPGVMAVFEETVDKLKARGAEVTEVSCPAFDSAIAAYYLIMPAEVSSNLARFDGVRYGNRVEPKSGPVTAETMMSATRGEKFGPEVKRRIILGTYALSSGHYDRFYGSALKVRTLVQRDLDAAFEKVDVLVTPTAPTVAFEFGSKKDDLMAMYMNDMTTTPANLAGVPALSVPAGLADGLPVGFQVITPAHEDARMYKVAAMVEAVADRSARECPIEVGEK, encoded by the coding sequence ATGGAATTGCTGAAGAAGCCCGCGGTCGAGCTCGCCGCGATGTTACGCGCCGGCGAGGTCACCTCGGTTGAGTTGACCCAGGCGTGCCTCGACCGGATCGAGGCGGAAAACGGTCACCTGCACGCGTTCCTGTTCGTTGACGCCGACGGCGCGCTCGAGGTGGCCCGCGGCGTCGACGCCGATCGTGCGGCGGGCAAGCAGCTGCCGCCGTTCGCGGGCGTGCCGGTGGCGATCAAGGACAACATTTGTCAGCTCGGCACCCCGGTCACGTGCGGGTCGAAGATGCTGGAGGGCTGGATCTCGCCCTATGACGCCACGGTGGTCAAGAACCTGAAGGCGGCGCGGCTGCCGATCGTGGGGCACACGAACATGGACGAGTTCGCGATGGGCTCCTCGACGGAGAATTCGGCCTTCGGGCCGACGACGAACCCGTGGGGAGACAACCTCATCCCGGGCGGCTCGGGCGGCGGTTCGGCTGCCGCGGTCGCGGCCTACATGGTGCCGTGGGCGCTGGGTTCGGACACGGGCGGGTCGATCCGTCAGCCGGGAGCGGTGACGGGTACGGTTGGCGCCAAGCCCACGTACGGCAACGTCTCGCGCTACGGGGTTGTGGCGATGGCCTCCTCGCTGGATCAGGTCGGTCCGTGTGCGCGCACGGTTGCCGACGCGGCGGCCTTGCAGGAGATTCTCTCCAGCCACGACCCGCATGATTCGACGTCGCTACCGGAGGTCGCCACGGGCCTGTACGACGCCGCGGTCGAGGGCTCGGCCGCGCAGGATCTCGCGGGCCTGCGCGTCGGCGTCGTGAAGGAAATGTCGGGCGATGGTTTCGAGCCGGGCGTGATGGCCGTCTTCGAGGAGACGGTGGACAAGCTCAAGGCGCGCGGGGCGGAGGTCACCGAGGTCTCCTGCCCGGCGTTCGACTCGGCGATCGCGGCCTACTACCTCATCATGCCGGCGGAGGTCTCCTCCAACCTGGCGCGTTTCGACGGCGTGCGATACGGCAACCGTGTGGAGCCTAAGAGCGGCCCGGTGACGGCGGAGACGATGATGTCGGCCACCCGCGGGGAGAAGTTCGGCCCGGAGGTCAAGCGGCGCATCATCCTGGGCACGTATGCGCTGAGCTCGGGGCACTATGACAGGTTCTACGGGTCGGCGCTGAAGGTGCGTACGCTCGTCCAACGCGACCTGGACGCCGCGTTCGAAAAGGTGGACGTGCTGGTCACGCCCACGGCCCCGACCGTCGCCTTCGAATTCGGTTCGAAGAAGGACGATCTGATGGCGATGTACATGAACGACATGACGACCACCCCGGCCAACCTCGCGGGCGTGCCGGCGCTGTCGGTGCCGGCGGGTCTGGCGGATGGGCTGCCGGTCGGCTTCCAGGTGATCACGCCCGCGCATGAGGATGCGCGCATGTACAAGGTGGCGGCGATGGTGGAGGCGGTCGCGGATCGCTCCGCCCGCGAATGCCCGATCGAAGTGGGGGAGAAGTAA
- the gatC gene encoding Asp-tRNA(Asn)/Glu-tRNA(Gln) amidotransferase subunit GatC, with amino-acid sequence MSKFSNDEVARLADLARISLTQEEIEQFAGELSTISDAMEKVSAVAASDIPATSHPMPLTNVWREDEVGEEKLDLDLVFASAPACEDGKFAVPQILGEE; translated from the coding sequence ATGTCAAAGTTTTCAAACGATGAGGTGGCCCGCTTGGCCGACCTCGCGCGCATTTCCTTAACACAAGAGGAGATTGAGCAGTTCGCCGGCGAACTGTCCACAATCTCGGACGCCATGGAGAAGGTCTCCGCGGTTGCCGCCTCGGACATCCCGGCTACCTCCCACCCGATGCCGCTGACCAACGTGTGGCGCGAGGACGAGGTGGGCGAGGAGAAGCTGGATCTTGACCTGGTATTCGCCTCAGCGCCGGCCTGCGAGGACGGCAAATTCGCGGTGCCGCAGATCTTGGGGGAGGAATAA
- a CDS encoding phospholipase D-like domain-containing protein, with amino-acid sequence MSRFLRPNRETPKRLIKYGILGALTAQIAAVSAVLAVDEHRKRRNPPSGTFPTLPPRTTTVSGSDLTVYTFGEDLYADMLEAIDGAREQIFFETYIIKADDVGYEFRNALIAAARRGVQVYVIIDTFGNLNQDPRFRQFPEHENLHVILFPLLRTGIFTGNGRDRGFDHRKILVVDQEIGFVGGYNIGALYANTWRDTHLRIKGPSVWELENAFVDMWNVYRGAALPELPDRGLSHWSSKVIATQNVPAFKSYPVRASYLGAIDRAYHRVYITMGYFIPDAGILHSLTSAARRGVDVRVLVPEYSNHIVADWVGRPYYKDLLASGVRIFLYREAMIHAKTMTVDGIWSTVGTTNIDRISMDGNFEINVEVFNSPFATIMEEIFELDLSNSRELTASQWEQRSTLARVAERILRPLAPLL; translated from the coding sequence ATGTCACGCTTCCTGCGACCAAATCGCGAAACCCCCAAGCGCCTCATCAAGTACGGCATATTGGGCGCTCTGACCGCGCAGATCGCCGCCGTCAGCGCAGTCCTGGCGGTGGACGAACACCGCAAGCGGCGCAACCCTCCCAGCGGCACATTCCCCACCCTGCCCCCGCGCACTACCACCGTCTCCGGCTCCGACCTGACTGTCTACACCTTTGGCGAGGATCTGTATGCGGACATGCTCGAGGCGATCGACGGCGCACGCGAGCAGATCTTCTTTGAGACCTACATAATTAAGGCCGACGACGTCGGCTACGAGTTCCGCAATGCCCTCATCGCTGCCGCCCGGCGCGGGGTGCAGGTGTACGTCATCATCGACACCTTCGGCAACCTCAATCAAGACCCGCGGTTCCGCCAGTTCCCCGAGCACGAGAATCTGCACGTGATCCTCTTCCCGCTCCTTCGCACCGGCATCTTCACGGGCAACGGCCGCGACCGCGGCTTTGACCACCGCAAGATCTTGGTGGTCGATCAGGAAATCGGATTTGTGGGCGGCTACAACATCGGTGCCCTGTACGCCAACACGTGGCGCGACACCCACCTGCGTATCAAGGGCCCGTCCGTGTGGGAGCTAGAGAACGCGTTCGTCGACATGTGGAACGTCTACCGGGGCGCGGCGCTACCCGAGCTGCCGGACCGGGGGCTGTCGCACTGGTCGTCGAAGGTGATCGCGACCCAAAATGTGCCCGCCTTCAAGTCCTACCCCGTGCGCGCCTCCTACCTGGGCGCGATCGACCGGGCCTACCACCGTGTCTACATCACGATGGGCTACTTCATTCCCGACGCCGGCATCCTCCACTCCCTCACCTCCGCCGCCAGGCGCGGGGTGGACGTGCGGGTGCTCGTCCCCGAGTACTCTAACCACATCGTTGCCGACTGGGTGGGCCGACCCTACTACAAGGATCTGCTGGCCTCCGGGGTGCGGATCTTCCTCTACCGCGAGGCGATGATCCACGCCAAGACCATGACGGTGGACGGCATCTGGTCCACGGTCGGCACCACGAACATTGACCGGATCTCCATGGACGGTAACTTCGAGATCAACGTGGAGGTGTTCAACAGCCCGTTCGCGACGATCATGGAGGAGATCTTCGAACTGGACCTGTCCAACTCCCGCGAGCTCACGGCCTCACAGTGGGAGCAACGCAGCACGCTGGCGCGGGTGGCCGAAAGGATTTTGCGCCCGCTGGCCCCGTTGCTCTAG
- the ligA gene encoding NAD-dependent DNA ligase LigA → MNIEEATTRWNELAPKLRRAQEAYHSTGEPIMVDATYDALIAQMRALEDRFPQLWSPQSPTMKVGAKVARGAAAELRHAERMYSLQDVFSREELATWLTGITGEVPAGSRFTAEVKIDGLALNLTYRGGALHTAATRGDGVTGEDVTRNALAIEAIPAKLTGQDWPELVEVRGEVYFPIAKFTEFNDSVEVRNEEITRRNQEIDAYNKTLRAKNASRAKEGLAPLPRLQREAVLKTFVNPRNAAAGTMRQEDNTGFAIKSLSFIAHGIGALEGASEALVEKMATQEGIYEVFKSWGLPVSAQTRMVSTMEEIEAYLNAYQGARMSLDHEFDGVVIKLEDRRMQAKLGYTARVPRWAVAYKFPPTEVQTRLLDIRVQVGRTGRVTPFAVMEPVWVDGSTVAQATLHNPFEVERKGVMIGDMVILRKAGDIIPEVVGPVLAERDGSERVFVMPAHCPACGGPIAPAKEGDKDLRCTNTRSCPAQLHQRVIHIGSRGALDIESLGEESAQWLADPDRHRAEALIALATGHALELTDEEALSAHAAGWPLEDSADPRVRMVLPLERRVELGITNEDGALLDPENIIGQDLQDTLGIPAAQTPFLDTEAQLFALSAGDLQAVRTWQPVRVAGEATGDWRYARAGWTKPTWSRSGAVAETIRAGYQVKAASAPSKTLEKVLTEIDRAKSKELWRKLVALNIRHVGPVASRALAAHFGSLDAMLAAGRAQVEAGEVPFSEIDGVGEIIGRSLLEWFDEPWHAEIVEEWRKAGVVFEDQRPAGGDSAADEAAGPRPFEGMTIVVTGSVEGYTRDGVAEAITKAGGKATGSVSKKTNVVVIGDNPGASKTTKAAALGIETWTAQEFLDRLGRA, encoded by the coding sequence GTGAACATCGAAGAAGCAACCACACGCTGGAACGAACTCGCCCCGAAGCTGCGCCGCGCGCAGGAGGCCTATCATTCGACGGGCGAACCGATCATGGTCGACGCCACGTATGACGCGCTCATCGCGCAAATGCGCGCGCTCGAAGATCGCTTCCCGCAGCTGTGGAGCCCGCAGTCGCCCACCATGAAGGTGGGGGCCAAGGTGGCGCGCGGGGCGGCCGCGGAGTTGCGCCATGCCGAGCGCATGTATTCGCTACAGGACGTGTTCAGCCGTGAGGAGCTGGCCACGTGGTTGACCGGGATCACCGGGGAAGTGCCGGCAGGGAGCCGGTTCACGGCCGAGGTCAAGATCGACGGGTTGGCGCTCAACCTCACGTATCGGGGCGGCGCGCTTCACACGGCGGCCACGCGCGGTGACGGGGTGACGGGCGAGGACGTGACGCGCAACGCGCTCGCGATCGAGGCGATTCCGGCGAAGCTCACGGGGCAGGACTGGCCGGAGCTGGTGGAGGTGCGCGGGGAGGTCTACTTCCCGATTGCGAAGTTTACCGAGTTCAACGATTCGGTGGAGGTGCGCAATGAGGAGATCACCCGCCGTAACCAGGAGATCGATGCCTACAACAAGACACTGCGCGCGAAGAACGCGAGCCGGGCCAAGGAGGGGCTGGCCCCGCTCCCGCGCCTGCAGCGCGAAGCGGTGCTCAAGACGTTCGTCAACCCGCGCAACGCAGCCGCCGGCACGATGCGTCAGGAGGACAACACGGGCTTTGCGATCAAGTCACTGAGCTTCATCGCGCACGGCATCGGCGCGCTGGAGGGAGCCTCGGAGGCGCTGGTAGAGAAGATGGCCACCCAGGAGGGCATCTACGAGGTCTTTAAGTCATGGGGGCTGCCCGTATCGGCGCAGACACGGATGGTCTCCACGATGGAGGAGATCGAGGCGTACCTTAACGCGTATCAGGGTGCGCGCATGTCACTCGATCACGAATTCGACGGCGTGGTGATCAAGCTGGAGGATCGCCGTATGCAGGCCAAGCTCGGCTACACCGCGCGCGTGCCGCGCTGGGCCGTTGCCTACAAGTTCCCGCCCACCGAGGTCCAGACCCGGCTGCTCGACATCCGGGTGCAGGTGGGACGCACCGGTCGCGTCACCCCGTTTGCCGTGATGGAGCCGGTGTGGGTGGATGGATCCACGGTGGCGCAGGCCACGCTGCACAACCCGTTCGAGGTGGAACGCAAGGGCGTGATGATCGGGGACATGGTCATTTTGCGCAAGGCGGGTGACATCATCCCCGAGGTAGTGGGCCCGGTGCTGGCGGAGCGGGACGGCTCGGAACGGGTCTTCGTCATGCCCGCGCACTGCCCGGCCTGCGGGGGGCCGATCGCGCCCGCCAAGGAGGGGGACAAGGACCTGCGATGCACCAACACGCGTTCCTGCCCCGCACAGCTTCACCAGCGCGTTATCCACATCGGCTCGCGCGGGGCGCTCGACATCGAATCGCTGGGGGAGGAGTCCGCCCAGTGGCTCGCCGATCCGGACCGCCACCGGGCCGAGGCACTCATCGCGCTCGCCACCGGGCACGCGCTGGAACTGACGGACGAGGAGGCGCTCAGTGCACACGCGGCAGGCTGGCCGCTGGAGGATTCCGCGGATCCGCGGGTGCGGATGGTGCTGCCGCTCGAGCGTCGAGTGGAGTTGGGAATCACGAACGAGGACGGGGCACTACTCGATCCGGAGAACATCATCGGGCAGGATCTGCAGGACACGCTTGGGATCCCCGCCGCACAGACCCCGTTCCTCGACACCGAGGCGCAGCTGTTTGCGCTCTCGGCCGGGGATCTGCAGGCCGTGCGGACCTGGCAGCCGGTGCGGGTGGCCGGCGAGGCCACCGGGGACTGGCGCTACGCGCGAGCGGGCTGGACGAAGCCGACGTGGTCGCGGTCCGGGGCTGTGGCTGAAACCATCCGTGCGGGCTACCAGGTCAAGGCGGCGTCGGCGCCGTCGAAGACGCTGGAGAAGGTCCTCACCGAGATCGATAGGGCCAAGTCAAAAGAGCTGTGGCGCAAGCTCGTGGCGCTCAACATCCGCCACGTGGGGCCGGTGGCCTCGCGCGCACTCGCCGCGCACTTCGGATCGCTCGACGCGATGCTGGCCGCCGGGCGCGCTCAGGTAGAGGCGGGAGAGGTTCCCTTCTCCGAAATCGACGGGGTGGGAGAGATCATCGGGCGCTCGCTACTGGAGTGGTTTGACGAGCCGTGGCACGCCGAGATCGTGGAAGAGTGGCGCAAGGCCGGGGTGGTCTTCGAAGACCAGCGCCCGGCCGGTGGCGACAGCGCGGCTGACGAGGCCGCCGGGCCACGCCCGTTCGAGGGCATGACGATCGTGGTGACCGGCTCGGTGGAGGGCTATACCCGCGACGGGGTGGCTGAGGCGATCACGAAGGCGGGTGGCAAGGCCACCGGATCGGTGTCGAAGAAGACGAACGTGGTGGTCATCGGGGACAACCCCGGCGCCTCCAAGACCACGAAGGCCGCGGCTCTCGGCATCGAAACATGGACGGCGCAGGAGTTCCTAGACCGGCTCGGGCGGGCCTAG
- a CDS encoding SOS response-associated peptidase: protein MCGRYATMGRRDIQLEFRLDVVADSYAPSPSWNVAPTQDVPIIVERRPLPGDEWLDDAVAQPTPTPPGTPAGPAPDVVRALTPAFWGLIPPWAKNASRPMINARMETLAEKPSFAPALRKRRCIFPAAGYFEWRKPDRTPFYIYRDNAPLALAGLYGWFKDGEDWLLTATIVTRAARGELAQIHDRTPLILNPDEYDMWLDPTLQDPTLLEALSRPGPRLSFHEVGRAVGNVSNNSPDNIAAVSGTPQV, encoded by the coding sequence ATGTGTGGACGATACGCAACCATGGGCCGCAGGGACATTCAGCTCGAGTTCCGCCTCGACGTCGTCGCCGATTCCTACGCCCCCTCCCCCAGCTGGAACGTCGCCCCCACCCAGGACGTCCCGATCATTGTCGAGCGCAGGCCTCTTCCCGGCGATGAGTGGCTCGACGACGCCGTCGCCCAGCCCACGCCCACGCCTCCCGGCACGCCCGCCGGGCCCGCGCCCGACGTCGTGCGCGCCCTGACCCCGGCCTTCTGGGGTCTCATCCCGCCGTGGGCGAAGAACGCCTCCCGCCCGATGATCAACGCGCGCATGGAGACCCTGGCCGAGAAGCCCTCCTTCGCCCCGGCGCTGCGAAAGAGGCGCTGCATCTTCCCGGCCGCGGGCTACTTCGAGTGGCGCAAGCCGGACAGGACCCCGTTCTACATCTACCGCGATAACGCCCCTCTTGCCCTGGCCGGACTGTATGGCTGGTTCAAGGACGGCGAGGACTGGCTACTGACGGCCACGATCGTCACGCGCGCGGCGCGCGGCGAGTTGGCGCAGATTCACGATCGCACTCCCCTCATCCTGAACCCTGACGAGTATGACATGTGGCTCGACCCCACCCTCCAGGATCCGACGCTCCTCGAGGCCCTGAGTCGCCCCGGCCCGCGGCTGTCTTTCCACGAGGTCGGCCGGGCGGTGGGCAACGTGTCCAACAACTCCCCGGACAACATCGCAGCCGTCTCAGGCACGCCCCAAGTATGA
- a CDS encoding sensor histidine kinase yields the protein MNEFATVRGSFPGDLLLALLVAFITLLVPADVLGIDLLHDALLYTSAVATVLGTFFRRTHPIPAAITVYLAALLRYVAFPTEFFPQDVAVLLALYAVLAFGSSTVKIPAILGACFGAFLLVLPYVGGGTSHLLVVFIFFAGQAIVIATAAVALLRRAQYDQLEHVIAESQIAQVNAERDAELAVVSERTRIAREMHDIVAHTLSVVIAQADGGRYAAKNNPEAAVRALDVIADMSRAALADIRSIIGVLRDPEEIDAPLAPEPVDADLLQLVEQVRSARHEVAYVTTGSQRPLPVGVGKALYRICQEALTNSLKHAGPDAAITVSLHWRPSEVVLDVSDNGRGAATFNDGKGHGIIGMTERAAVFGGTVVSGPRSSGGFRVTATIPTPGERKSHV from the coding sequence ATGAACGAATTTGCCACCGTCAGAGGATCCTTCCCCGGCGACTTACTGTTGGCGCTCCTGGTCGCCTTCATCACGCTGCTGGTTCCCGCTGACGTGCTCGGCATCGACCTCCTCCACGACGCGCTGCTCTACACCTCCGCGGTGGCCACCGTCTTGGGGACCTTCTTCCGCCGCACGCACCCGATCCCGGCGGCGATCACGGTCTACCTCGCAGCGCTGTTGCGCTACGTTGCCTTCCCCACCGAGTTCTTCCCGCAGGATGTGGCGGTTCTCCTGGCGCTGTACGCGGTGCTCGCCTTCGGCTCGTCCACGGTGAAGATACCGGCGATCCTGGGGGCCTGTTTCGGCGCCTTCCTCCTGGTGTTGCCGTACGTGGGCGGCGGGACCTCCCACCTCCTTGTCGTCTTCATCTTTTTCGCCGGCCAGGCCATCGTCATCGCGACGGCGGCGGTCGCTCTCCTGCGCCGCGCCCAGTATGACCAGCTCGAGCACGTCATCGCCGAATCCCAGATCGCCCAGGTCAACGCCGAGCGCGACGCCGAACTCGCCGTCGTCTCCGAGCGCACCCGCATCGCCCGCGAAATGCACGACATCGTCGCCCACACCCTTTCCGTCGTCATCGCCCAGGCCGACGGCGGGCGCTACGCCGCCAAGAACAACCCCGAGGCTGCCGTGCGAGCGCTGGACGTCATCGCGGACATGTCGCGCGCAGCCCTCGCCGATATCCGTTCGATCATCGGCGTCCTGCGCGACCCGGAGGAGATCGACGCGCCGCTCGCGCCCGAGCCCGTCGACGCCGACCTGCTCCAGCTCGTCGAACAGGTGCGCTCCGCCCGCCACGAGGTGGCCTACGTGACCACGGGCTCCCAACGCCCGCTGCCCGTCGGCGTGGGCAAGGCCCTGTACCGCATCTGCCAGGAGGCGTTGACGAACTCCCTCAAGCACGCCGGCCCGGACGCCGCGATCACGGTCTCTTTACACTGGCGCCCGTCCGAGGTGGTCCTAGACGTGAGCGACAACGGCCGCGGCGCGGCGACCTTCAACGATGGCAAGGGACACGGCATTATAGGAATGACCGAGCGTGCCGCCGTTTTCGGCGGTACTGTGGTCAGCGGACCACGCTCGAGCGGAGGATTTAGAGTGACAGCCACAATTCCGACTCCCGGCGAAAGGAAGAGTCATGTCTGA